The genomic stretch TTCTTGGACTCCTATTATTACCTGATATTGCTTGTGTTTCGGTATGTTAATATCCCGCTATTCCTTGTTTCCTTTCCATGACTTGTTTGTTTTTTATATCACATTTCTTTATTGTTGATACTGTGCTTACTTGGGCCAAGGTTCTGTTAGTAATAACCTCTTTATCCGTGCAAGGTAGGGTTaaagtttgcgtacacactatcctccctagATCCTTGTTATGGGAATATACTAagtatgttgttgttgctgaTGATACAATCTAGTGCTACTgcttctttttgcatttttcgttgagtcgagggtctatctGAAACAACCTTTTTACCTTCTCAAGGTAGGGGTCTgtatacacactaccctccttagACCCCACTCGTGGGACTACACTGGATTTGTTATCGTCGTTGTACAAGGAGATTAGACATCAAAATTAGAAGCCCAATTAATCATGGATATATCAAATCCACAACCTCAAGAGCAGTCAATTAAATATTCTAATCTATTACCTAAAATAGAAGATTACGTAATAGGAAAAACTATCCTTGAAGTAATCGAACACAAGTTCGGGTAGAACTCCTCCGAAACTCTCAAATATATTTCATATAACACTCTAATGTCTAATCCTTTATTGTGAAAGAGTGATGACTATTTATAGAACCATTTCAACTACTCTTGAACTAGCTATAAGTGTGAAACAAATACTAAAAAGGTCTTTAATAGTGGTTGCATGCAATCTTAAACAATAGAGGGCAGAAAGTCATCAAAACCATCTTATGGAAGCCCAAAAACGTAGCGATACAATCTGACTACTTGGTTCTCTTGTATTGGAAAACCAGCCAGATTGGCGCAGTTTTGGTAGAAAGTCCATAATTTTGTCTAGGGGTATTCAAATTGCTCAATCTTTGATTCTCTAGAAAGAAAACATCTTGAACTACATTTCTGGTAAGTTTCACAACTAAATTCATCGTGCACTATTCTAGAATTGATTTTGAAGTTGACAAATTCATCCTAGGCTCACTTGAGATAAACAACAAAAAACCCAATTTGATCCcataaatggggtctggggagggtagtgtgtacgcagaccttacccctacctcacTTGAGATACATGTATTAATTTTGGATTCTCATCCACGCCCATGAATTCCTAGCTTTTATTAATAAGCTTCTTTACCAACCCATGCATTGCTTGAACTTTTCTAGCTTTTGCTCTCGTGATTGGTCCGGTTGGTAAACATAGATCCTTGATTGCAATTTTGTGGAGGGTGCTCGTATCATTTTTCAAATAGTCATATTGTATTGCTAGGTTTTAAAGCTTTTCGTAAGATGTCTTTGGTGATTTTGTGGCCTCCATTGTTGAAGATTGGCATGCAACCGCCGTTGAAGACCCTTTTAGTGTTTGTTTTCACACTTGTAGCTAGTTCAAGAGTAGTTGAAATGGCTCTATAAATAGCCATCACTTTTTCATTGTAAGGGATCACACATTCGAGTGTTATATGAAATATGTTCAGCCCTTTCAAAGTTTTGGATGTTCTCCTTAAGTTCTACCATGAACTTGTCTTCAAGGATAGTTTTTCCTTCTACATAATCTTCTATCTTAGGTTCGTTGATTGACTGCTATTGAGGTTGTAAATTTGGTATATCCATGGTTAATTGTGCTTCTAATCTTAAGGTCTAATCTCCTTGTAAGTTTCTTATTTTGGTCTTTCAGTTCCATACTAGTTCTTGCTATCCTACATCACTTTTTACTAGATTTACATTATTAATCTTTTTGATCTTGGGTTCCGCATCACAAAATCGGGGACTTTTCAGTCACGTGTTCATCATCCTGTTGATCATAAAAGAGAATTTGATACTTTTATTGGCAGGATTTGAAGAGCGTGAAGTGGTTAAAAATTTGGCTTTAACATTAGCTTTACCCATGCTTTTACATTCTCTCTGTTGGATATTCATTATCTGAACGGATTTTTCCCATCATGTGGGCCTGGTTTTTTTGTTTCTTCAGGGCCTAGAGAACTTGGTGGTTCAGTTGATCTTCTAAATCATTGTAAACTTAGGAAACATCTTGATTTGTTCTGCAAGAGGTCTCTACCACTCTCTATATCTGAGACACAATACCTCAGGAATGTGGTGGGGGACACAGAAATAAGGAAAGGTGAAGGAATGGAACTCGATCAGTTGTCTCAAAATTCCCCCTATGTGGGGCATAGATGTGTACAGTTGCGTCCTTTTGGCTTGGATCTTCTTACTGATGCTTTTCagctaagagaagcaacatccaCCGATCTGCCATTGGTAAGAATCCACCTTTTAGTCCTCAATGTGTGTATGCTTAAGCCTTCATCTGCTGTACTAATCCAGCCCTATCATAAAAGTTCCTCAGTAACTTGTCTTTTTGTCTATAGGCAGAAATTGGGTTCCCTATAGGTGCATCTAAATTGAAGAATGAGTGCAAGGAAAAGAAGAAGCACAAAAAGCACAAACACAAAGATAGGTCGAGGAAACATGATCCTAGCAGTTGCACTGATAAGGAACCTAAACCAAGCAGGGTTAACAATAAGGAGAAAAATGAGAGCAAGTCACAGAATTACGGTCCAGATTTGTTTCTGAGACAGCAAGTAAAGGTAACACAGAATTTGGGTTTCATGTCTGCGATATTGGTTAAATCTAAGGCTGAAATTTGTCTACTTTCTTAGCAATTTTCAATAACTTAAATGCTTGTGCTAGGCTTGCAAACTGAGAATGAATTTTATGCTTCTTTCCATGGTCCTGTTGTATCATATCTTTTCCCATGGTCAAATTCTAAGTTGTCGTCTAATATTTTCAATTGAAGTCTTTGagcataaaaatatatacatGTTGAAGATATTTGCAGTTAGTGGTGCATATCTGTATTAGAGAATGATTATGTGCAAACACATGTGGTTGAGATACATGTTATCGCTAAAATTTCTGCTATGACATCTGTAGGTCAATATTATTATCCGTTATGAATTAGTTAATTTACAGAGACATTTGTGGAGCTTAGATTTTTAGTGAAATAGCTGATATTTTTTCATCATTACATTTAGTAACCATGGTCTATTGATTACCTTTTCAGAAGCCAAGAACCGATGGCAATGGAGGTTTTTCTGGTATCCTAACATACCAGAAAAATGAGCTAAATAAGGTAACTTTCATCTCACACTATTATTGAGCAAATTTTTCTTTAAACAGAAAGTCCACAGTGATGTGGGTTAATTTGTCTAAGTATCCACTTGGTTCCGTTGGTGGGGAAGCTCtgctttgtatttttctttttcaacacaTGAAAAATGAATTAATAACTTTCTCAATTCATGACTTATAATGCTTGAAGATCTGAAAGGGATTGTCTTCTTTTTCAGCGAAAATTGGGATTCTTATCGTACATATATTTATTTAGTGGGTttgttttttccttcttttttgggTCCCAAACTTGTTGAAGATACTTATTAGTTTTGTGTGTGTTGGTGTGAAATTTTAAGAGCATGTTTGGAAAGCCACCTTGGAAATGAATTTCGGTGTAATTGAGTGTAATTATACAGTTTGACATGTTTGTTtggccaagtaattacttggtcagCATGAAATTGAGTGTAATTGGAGGGGTgtaattacactctccaattctcaatgGGGAGGTGTGAATTGGTGGTAATTACACTGTGTAATTACAATGTTACTTTttagtttctttcctttttattataatttattttctttataactttttatttttattatattaatttttaaattttatttttactttttaatttcttttgaaattttaaaatttatttttctttgtacattatgtatcttttatttctctatctTTGCTTCTTGTGATTCCATGTAATtgcttatattttttttattttttttattttttgaaactacacctcctaatattaaaaataatgagtcattaacaaaCTTGACATATAATGAGTAATACAATTAAAGTGGAATTTTGTTGTTGAATGTGGTTATAAACTTATTATGTTTCCTAATCTTAAGTTGCATAGTGAAACTTActattattatgttggaatttAACATATgttaaactatattttttttgaattttgaaattgtgttatatTCATGGTTCCAATTTACTTGTTCTAGTAGTATTGCCTTACATTACATGTTGTTCATATTTTagttagaattgatagattagttttgtcaaacatttaaataatgttatgacattatatttataaatattagtAGATTATTTAATCAAACATGAATTCCATGATGTTTTTACAAAAcgtatatttttagtttttttaagtATCTAAACTAATATTATCGatttgaaaaatatataaaaattatttttaggcATATATTTGTTATATTAACTTTTATGTTTTGATAACTACttcatttaaaatttaatttaattgtgTAATTACGCTTGTGCAACCAAACAGTAAACTTGTAATTACACTGTAATTACACTATGACAAACAAACAGGTCGTCGTAATTACACAATTGTATAATTACGAGGCTGTGTAATTATTGTCCGTGTAATTATTGCCCTAGTAATTACACCAATTCTAATTACCTGGTGGCTTGCCAAACAGACCCTAAATGTAATATACATGTGAGAACATTGATTGCTGATTATGTAAATTGTGGATATAACTAActagcttttcttttcttgtttgcttTACTTGGATAAGGCATTCAGACGTTCATAAGTGTACACAGGGTGTCATTGACATCGCAAATCTGGTTAAGAGAGTAGCAAGGCGCATTCAAATATCCACATTAAAATTCATTTGGTATGACAGGAGTCTCTTCAATTTTGGTGAATCTCGTCGTATGAAATTTTGAAGGATTAACTTCTAAAATTGGTGTTTTCTCTTGCAGGTATCCCATGTCTGAGCGAGCTTTCAATTATTTTGAATGGTTCGTAAGAGACATTAAGAGTTGTAGCCTGTGTTGGTAGACATTAAGATTGTTCAAAATTGTACATTTGGAGAATATTGAAGCTgtgaaatttttattttgtaattAGATACCTCTGGGGAGACATATGGCTCCATTGTACAAAACCATATTGCATAATTGCATGACCGGAACTTATCAAGTAAAATTACTTGAAAAGTGAGAAACCTGAATTCTCAATGGTAAATCCTCCATCAATAATAAAATCTTGGCCACTAAAACACTTGGACTCATCACTTGCGAGGAAAACAGCAGTTTCAGCCACATCTTTTGGAGTAAGTGTTGCACCATTTAAGGTAGAATAAACATCCCAACCTTCTTTGCCCATCTTCTTTAAAGAATCAAAAGCCATTTGTGTAAGAACAGCGTATGGGGAAACACAGTTCACACGAATGCCATAACGTCCTAAATCAACTGTAGCATTCCTAGCAAGTCCTAAAACTCCATGCTTTGAACTCGTGTAGGCATGAGAACAAACGCCACCAATCGATGAACACACACTGCCAGTGACAATTATGCTACCTTGACGACGAGGGATCATGACTCGGGCTGCTTGTTTAATCCCAAGAAATGTACCTGCAAGGGAAATTTGCGTTTTTAGTGTCGGATATATTGACGTGATCTGATTTTGGTTCTTGTGATATATGGTTGAGTACTTTTTACTTCCAGCTAATTAAAACACACTTTAGATCCTtaactaagctcccgctatgcgtgtGATCCGGGGAAGGGTCGGAGCATAAGAGTCTATtatacgcagtcttaccctacatttctgcaagaggcgaCTATTTCCAcgactcgaacccgtgacctcctgatcACATGGAATCAACTTTATCAATTACGTCAAGACTTTCCTTCATTAAAACCACacattttaattagttttaagtTAAATATGCTTAGTCAAATATCACAAGGACCAAAATCAGAATTCATAAGCAATAGCCTTGGGAACAAAAGTGAAATTATCTCCGTACCTACGAGGTTAACACTAATGACTTTTTCGAATTCCGATTTTTCATTATCAAGAATGTTAGATTTTATTGCTCCCATAATACCAGCATTGTTGTACATGATGTCTAGCTTGCCATACTTGGATACAGCAATGTTCACAGCATTTTCTAGATCTTCTTCTTTTGTAACGTTACAATGCACAAAAGTGGTTGATGATGTATCCAATTCTTTGCAAACTTTTTGTGCCAAATCATCTTGGATATCTGCAATCACCACTTTAGCTCCATGTCTTGAGAAAAGTCTAGCAGCTGCTTCACCAATGCCGCTAGCGGCACCTGTTATAACTGCAACTTTACCTTCTAgcctaaaataattaataatgatTATGCATGTTATAATCTTTAATATTTACCTCGAGTTAAAATTACAATGATGCTATAGAAACTCTTTATAATATGTATCGgtatatataatttaaatcctTTCATTTTATCAGTAGTGTGTAAGATTTACATATAGTGTAAATTGGGAAGGTATTTGACATGGAGATAGGTATAAGAAAGAACATTCATGCCGTTTGGTTTCAATAGTAAATATATTTAAATCAGTCAAAACGAATTTTTATACTATGAATGTAACTTAACCGGATATAGCAAGTTTTTACTCTATTTTCCAAATTTGCGATATATACATGATACTTGTTATGAATAGTTACATATGATTGTAACGTACGTCAACTTTAGTAAAAATCCTTATACACTATCAATGCAGAAACtctttaaaaaattattatagGCAAAAATTAC from Nicotiana sylvestris chromosome 12, ASM39365v2, whole genome shotgun sequence encodes the following:
- the LOC104223287 gene encoding mediator of RNA polymerase II transcription subunit 19a-like, with the translated sequence MDPDIRKFGRGPRELGGSVDLLNHCKLRKHLDLFCKRSLPLSISETQYLRNVVGDTEIRKGEGMELDQLSQNSPYVGHRCVQLRPFGLDLLTDAFQLREATSTDLPLAEIGFPIGASKLKNECKEKKKHKKHKHKDRSRKHDPSSCTDKEPKPSRVNNKEKNESKSQNYGPDLFLRQQVKKPRTDGNGGFSGILTYQKNELNKAFRRS
- the LOC104223286 gene encoding borneol dehydrogenase, mitochondrial-like, with the translated sequence MAAHLARRLEGKVAVITGAASGIGEAAARLFSRHGAKVVIADIQDDLAQKVCKELDTSSTTFVHCNVTKEEDLENAVNIAVSKYGKLDIMYNNAGIMGAIKSNILDNEKSEFEKVISVNLVGTFLGIKQAARVMIPRRQGSIIVTGSVCSSIGGVCSHAYTSSKHGVLGLARNATVDLGRYGIRVNCVSPYAVLTQMAFDSLKKMGKEGWDVYSTLNGATLTPKDVAETAVFLASDESKCFSGQDFIIDGGFTIENSGFSLFK